The following coding sequences lie in one Xiphophorus maculatus strain JP 163 A chromosome 4, X_maculatus-5.0-male, whole genome shotgun sequence genomic window:
- the LOC102232597 gene encoding PWWP domain-containing protein MUM1-like isoform X1: MRGRPRKIRKSDSKESPVFNKILSPPAAEVSIFDNLSNLSLPALESEPITPRRCRGRKKRTQEAISVTSTPVHRSSTSNISLSSPRADEEPLEYAEFNTQPKTPEDDPPCHKSKPQKRKSQTFQPKQKRQRRAVEQTQKNGTPTKRRCGRTRKNKTRDAKGNGTQPSKRLRPRFELQKPDTAEQDDSLLSSDLSIELNHDEEQLPSLPLQENESEDEEEEDLPSFLMQKNNKPPSITEGAFVWGRCRNYPYWPALVKNVNRRQKKASVMFVDQAFTGIQKQKGFTLPLKTLKPFDCEEADELMQKAKESYEAAITWSLEFIEDYRMRIACGSFSGSFIEYCNHDMSYPVRRKYPQAASERLTITSSVIMEEPCEHHQEDRVSEKYKDVSTCSKRLLPDRTHAAHNRANEKLVHFIVKQRMVEKHLLAVIRGQQESRWLRSFLSAKRRRVVNIYLEDDQQLDRVYWYLNELYVKAVPKSPRLADVKLMEHVPFVLDVLLPEAIIYAIAGVDNVSVKKAEEKYLKGRCISNRERQEFDLMIERQMWRKSQLQNTGLELFSDSIS; this comes from the exons ATGAGAG GGAGACCTCGTAAAATAAGGAAAAGCGACTCCAAAGAGTCACCCGTCTTTAATAAGATCCTGTCTCCCCCGGCTGCAGAAGTGTCCATTTTTGATAATCTCTCCAATCTCAGCTTGCCTGCTTTGGAATCTGAACCGATTACACCCAGGAGATGCAGGGGACGAAAGAAACGGACACAAGAAGCCATCAGTGTGACTTCAACGCCTGTGCACCGCTCCTCCACATCCAACATTTCACTCTCCTCTCCCAGAGCTGATGAAGAGCCGCTGGAGTATGCTGAATTTAACACTCAACCTAAG ACTCCAGAGGACGATCCACCATGCCACAAATCAAAACCTCAAAAAAGAAAGTCTCAAACTTTTCAGCCAAAGCAAAAGAGACAAAGGAGAGCCGTGGAGCAAACCCAGAAAAACGGGACTCCAACAAAGCGTCGGTGTGGAAGGACGCGGAAAAACAAGACTAGAGATGCAAAGGGAAACGGCACTCAACCATCCAAACGCTTGAGGCCGAGGTTTGAGCTGCAGAAGCCTGATACAGCTGAACAAG ATGACTCTTTGCTGTCTTCAGATCTTTCAATTGAACTGAACCATGATGAGGAACAGCTGCCCTCTCTGCCCTTACAAGAAAATGAGagtgaagatgaggaggaggaagatctGCCAAGTTTCctgatgcagaaaaacaata AACCTCCATCGATCACAGAAGGAGCGTTTGTGTGGGGCAGATGTAGAAATTATCCATACTGGCCTGCGTTG gtAAAAAATGTGAACCGACGACAGAAGAAAGCAAGTGTCATGTTTGTTGACCAGGCGTTCACAGGGATTCAGAAACAAAAGGG GTTTACATTGCCTCTGAAAACCTTGAAACCCTTTGACTGTGAAGAAGCAGATGAGCTGATG CAAAAAGCCAAAGAGTCATATGAGGCTGCTATTACATGGTCCTTGGAGTTTATAGAGGACTACAGGATGCGCATTG CATGCGGCTCATTTTCAGGCTCCTTCATTGAGTATTGTAATCATGACATGA GTTATCCGGTGAGGAGGAAGTATCCGCAGGCTGCCTCAGAGAGACTAACCATCACCAGTAGTGTCATAATGGAGGAACCGTGTGAACATCACCAGGAGGACCGTGTTAGTGAGAAGTATAAAGATGTTTCCACTTGCTCCAAGAGGCTGCTGCCAGACCGAACTCATGCTGCCCATAACCGAGCCAATGAGAAGCTGGTTCATTTCATTGTCAAGCAGCGGATGGTGGAGAAACATCTCCTG GCCGTGATCCGAGGGCAGCAGGAGTCCAGATGGCTTCGCTCTTTTCTAAGTGCCAAAAGAAGGAGAGTGGTGAACATTTACCTGGAAGATGACCAGCAGCTGGATCGGGTCTACTGGTACCTAAATGAGCTCTACGTCAAAGCTGTGCCCAAATCCCCTCGCCTCGCTGACGTGAAGTTAATGGAGCACGTCCCTTTTGTCCTAGATGTGCTTCTACCAGAG GCCATCATATATGCCATTGCTGGGGTGGACAATGTTTCAGTCAAAAAGGCAGAAGAGAAGTACCTGAAAGGGCGATGCATTAGTAACAG AGAAAGGCAAGAGTTTGACCTGATGATTGAACGGCAGATGTGGAGGAAGTCACAGCTTCAGAATACAGgacttgaattattttctgACTCTATCAGTTAA
- the LOC102232597 gene encoding PWWP domain-containing protein MUM1-like isoform X2, whose product MRGRPRKIRKSDSKESPVFNKILSPPAAEVSIFDNLSNLSLPALESEPITPRRCRGRKKRTQEAISVTSTPVHRSSTSNISLSSPRADEEPLEYAEFNTQPKTPEDDPPCHKSKPQKRKSQTFQPKQKRQRRAVEQTQKNGTPTKRRCGRTRKNKTRDAKGNGTQPSKRLRPRFELQKPDTAEQDLSIELNHDEEQLPSLPLQENESEDEEEEDLPSFLMQKNNKPPSITEGAFVWGRCRNYPYWPALVKNVNRRQKKASVMFVDQAFTGIQKQKGFTLPLKTLKPFDCEEADELMQKAKESYEAAITWSLEFIEDYRMRIACGSFSGSFIEYCNHDMSYPVRRKYPQAASERLTITSSVIMEEPCEHHQEDRVSEKYKDVSTCSKRLLPDRTHAAHNRANEKLVHFIVKQRMVEKHLLAVIRGQQESRWLRSFLSAKRRRVVNIYLEDDQQLDRVYWYLNELYVKAVPKSPRLADVKLMEHVPFVLDVLLPEAIIYAIAGVDNVSVKKAEEKYLKGRCISNRERQEFDLMIERQMWRKSQLQNTGLELFSDSIS is encoded by the exons ATGAGAG GGAGACCTCGTAAAATAAGGAAAAGCGACTCCAAAGAGTCACCCGTCTTTAATAAGATCCTGTCTCCCCCGGCTGCAGAAGTGTCCATTTTTGATAATCTCTCCAATCTCAGCTTGCCTGCTTTGGAATCTGAACCGATTACACCCAGGAGATGCAGGGGACGAAAGAAACGGACACAAGAAGCCATCAGTGTGACTTCAACGCCTGTGCACCGCTCCTCCACATCCAACATTTCACTCTCCTCTCCCAGAGCTGATGAAGAGCCGCTGGAGTATGCTGAATTTAACACTCAACCTAAG ACTCCAGAGGACGATCCACCATGCCACAAATCAAAACCTCAAAAAAGAAAGTCTCAAACTTTTCAGCCAAAGCAAAAGAGACAAAGGAGAGCCGTGGAGCAAACCCAGAAAAACGGGACTCCAACAAAGCGTCGGTGTGGAAGGACGCGGAAAAACAAGACTAGAGATGCAAAGGGAAACGGCACTCAACCATCCAAACGCTTGAGGCCGAGGTTTGAGCTGCAGAAGCCTGATACAGCTGAACAAG ATCTTTCAATTGAACTGAACCATGATGAGGAACAGCTGCCCTCTCTGCCCTTACAAGAAAATGAGagtgaagatgaggaggaggaagatctGCCAAGTTTCctgatgcagaaaaacaata AACCTCCATCGATCACAGAAGGAGCGTTTGTGTGGGGCAGATGTAGAAATTATCCATACTGGCCTGCGTTG gtAAAAAATGTGAACCGACGACAGAAGAAAGCAAGTGTCATGTTTGTTGACCAGGCGTTCACAGGGATTCAGAAACAAAAGGG GTTTACATTGCCTCTGAAAACCTTGAAACCCTTTGACTGTGAAGAAGCAGATGAGCTGATG CAAAAAGCCAAAGAGTCATATGAGGCTGCTATTACATGGTCCTTGGAGTTTATAGAGGACTACAGGATGCGCATTG CATGCGGCTCATTTTCAGGCTCCTTCATTGAGTATTGTAATCATGACATGA GTTATCCGGTGAGGAGGAAGTATCCGCAGGCTGCCTCAGAGAGACTAACCATCACCAGTAGTGTCATAATGGAGGAACCGTGTGAACATCACCAGGAGGACCGTGTTAGTGAGAAGTATAAAGATGTTTCCACTTGCTCCAAGAGGCTGCTGCCAGACCGAACTCATGCTGCCCATAACCGAGCCAATGAGAAGCTGGTTCATTTCATTGTCAAGCAGCGGATGGTGGAGAAACATCTCCTG GCCGTGATCCGAGGGCAGCAGGAGTCCAGATGGCTTCGCTCTTTTCTAAGTGCCAAAAGAAGGAGAGTGGTGAACATTTACCTGGAAGATGACCAGCAGCTGGATCGGGTCTACTGGTACCTAAATGAGCTCTACGTCAAAGCTGTGCCCAAATCCCCTCGCCTCGCTGACGTGAAGTTAATGGAGCACGTCCCTTTTGTCCTAGATGTGCTTCTACCAGAG GCCATCATATATGCCATTGCTGGGGTGGACAATGTTTCAGTCAAAAAGGCAGAAGAGAAGTACCTGAAAGGGCGATGCATTAGTAACAG AGAAAGGCAAGAGTTTGACCTGATGATTGAACGGCAGATGTGGAGGAAGTCACAGCTTCAGAATACAGgacttgaattattttctgACTCTATCAGTTAA